A single window of Lutzomyia longipalpis isolate SR_M1_2022 chromosome 1, ASM2433408v1 DNA harbors:
- the LOC129791130 gene encoding uncharacterized protein LOC129791130, whose product MTNSQNRPSGGSRYSGGGQFSPPQHGHNHHHPKTPGSGAAVSTSPNGGAHSKGGSARKSRSQRSPSGVTYFSSHTTLFFTPVKTKNPTNHGLSVTPTGHHQMSSSPPNLSHFAGSKCYEAPAPTALPRPPDHWKLPAGKGPQKTTITPAKSCGGALSDGKSDIFSHNLKLLLNIKA is encoded by the coding sequence atgacgAATTCGCAGAATAGGCCAAGTGGAGGGAGTCGCTACAGTGGCGGAGGGCAATTCAGCCCACCGCAGCATGGCCACAATCATCACCATCCAAAGACACCGGGTAGTGGTGCAGCGGTGTCGACATCGCCAAATGGTGGCGCCCACAGCAAGGGTGGTAGTGCACGAAAATCACGGAGTCAACGGTCACCGAGCGGCGTAACGTACTTCTCAAGTCACACAACGCTCTTCTTCACACCCGTGAAGACCAAGAATCCGACCAACCATGGTCTGTCTGTGACACCGACCGGTCATCATCAGATGAGCTCATCGCCACCCAATTTGTCCCATTTTGCTGGTAGCAAGTGCTACGAAGCCCCAGCCCCTACGGCCCTTCCACGGCCACCTGACCACTGGAAATTGCCCGCGGGCAAGGGACCCCAGAAAACCACCATCACCCCCGCAAAATCCTGCGGTGGTGCCCTGAGCGATGGCAAGAGTGACATTTTCTCGCACAATCTCAAGCTATTGCTCAATATAAAGGCCTAA